One part of the Bacillus sp. FJAT-27916 genome encodes these proteins:
- the istB gene encoding IS21-like element helper ATPase IstB — protein MNNRLLTERLHRVGFSSTAQQIEAILEDASKHNVPYSEFLDTLLKQEIEVMEQQSLDRRIKKAKLPYMKRIQDFDFEFQSSVSERRIKEIMTCRFIGNGENVLLLGPPGVGKTHLAIGLALEALSQGYSAYYTRCDDFIALCRKANSRGTTGRMVNKLSNFNVLILDEMGYFPFDELSANLLFQIISKRYESGSIIITSNKSYIEWGKIFGDDVLATAVLDRLLHHSTTFNMKGESYRLREKQKAGIQPVPIK, from the coding sequence ATGAATAACAGACTTTTAACTGAACGTTTACATCGAGTGGGCTTTTCGAGCACTGCCCAACAAATTGAGGCCATTCTTGAAGATGCCTCTAAACATAATGTACCATATTCTGAATTTCTAGACACACTTTTAAAACAAGAAATTGAAGTGATGGAACAACAATCACTCGACAGGCGTATTAAGAAAGCAAAATTGCCTTATATGAAAAGGATACAGGATTTTGATTTTGAGTTTCAATCCAGTGTTAGTGAGAGGCGGATCAAGGAAATCATGACCTGCAGGTTCATCGGGAATGGGGAGAATGTCTTACTCCTTGGTCCACCGGGAGTCGGGAAAACACATCTCGCAATCGGTCTAGCATTAGAAGCTTTAAGCCAAGGGTATTCAGCTTACTATACACGTTGTGATGATTTCATCGCATTGTGTAGAAAAGCGAATTCTCGTGGAACCACTGGTCGTATGGTAAACAAGCTGTCCAACTTTAATGTACTGATTTTAGATGAGATGGGATACTTCCCATTTGATGAGCTTAGTGCCAACCTGTTATTTCAAATAATCTCGAAGAGGTATGAGTCAGGCTCCATCATTATCACCTCTAATAAATCTTATATTGAATGGGGGAAAATCTTCGGAGATGATGTCTTAGCAACGGCTGTTTTAGACCGGCTACTTCATCACTCCACCACTTTTAATATGAAGGGAGAATCTTATAGACTGCGAGAAAAGCAGAAAGCTGGAATTCAACCCGTACCAATTAAGTGA
- a CDS encoding Type 1 glutamine amidotransferase-like domain-containing protein codes for MKTHYYLGWFNHFFPDNLGRVLQEDIMDRKSLALISSNPLCYEDDGATERSWFDQAGIMFEEYHLINYRVQKEEAQSVIQNASVIFLLGGNTLKQNEFLMEYELSDSIIKSRAVVMGASAGAINMSAKWLCSKNLGYKVEMSSVYDGIGLDDFSVLSHFDLENNIALVQSELSPLSEEMNIYASNKDCAIRIKGDKMDILGNVYFISRSKIRKLDKTL; via the coding sequence ATGAAAACTCATTATTATTTAGGTTGGTTTAATCATTTTTTTCCGGATAATCTAGGGAGGGTGTTACAGGAGGATATAATGGATAGAAAATCGCTTGCTTTGATTAGTTCGAATCCATTATGTTATGAGGATGATGGGGCTACTGAACGCTCGTGGTTTGACCAGGCCGGCATTATGTTTGAAGAATATCATTTAATTAATTATCGCGTTCAGAAAGAAGAGGCCCAATCCGTCATTCAAAATGCTTCAGTTATTTTCTTGTTGGGTGGAAATACTCTTAAACAAAATGAGTTTTTAATGGAATATGAATTGTCGGATTCAATTATAAAAAGTAGAGCTGTTGTGATGGGTGCAAGCGCTGGTGCGATCAATATGTCCGCTAAATGGTTATGTTCGAAAAACTTGGGCTATAAGGTTGAAATGAGCTCTGTTTACGATGGAATCGGTCTTGACGATTTTTCCGTCCTGTCTCATTTTGATCTTGAAAATAACATTGCATTGGTTCAAAGCGAACTGTCTCCCTTATCGGAAGAAATGAATATTTATGCGTCTAACAAAGATTGTGCAATACGGATAAAGGGAGATAAAATGGATATTTTGGGCAATGTATATTTCATTTCCCGCTCAAAGATTCGAAAATTGGATAAGACTCTCTAG
- a CDS encoding stage III sporulation protein AH, with the protein MLEIYENVKGKRYGQLIDILSRECNRFAFVENRQLMEIEEERLAYVDNLISDIKWHLIERRIQKEWETQMLLEDTAYVYYFQLNNATRQFLKEHSHSIFDWIGGLPEDLMFYQNDKCMLAVCSHERYFWVEETIWDKFRFSK; encoded by the coding sequence ATGTTAGAGATATATGAAAATGTTAAGGGGAAGCGTTATGGGCAATTAATAGACATACTCTCAAGGGAATGCAATCGCTTTGCCTTTGTAGAAAATAGACAATTGATGGAGATTGAAGAAGAGCGTCTTGCCTATGTTGACAATCTTATATCCGATATTAAATGGCATCTAATTGAAAGACGAATCCAAAAAGAGTGGGAGACCCAAATGCTTCTTGAAGATACAGCCTATGTTTATTACTTCCAATTAAATAATGCTACAAGGCAGTTTTTGAAAGAACATAGTCATTCCATCTTTGATTGGATTGGAGGGCTGCCAGAAGATTTAATGTTTTATCAAAATGATAAATGTATGTTAGCTGTGTGTTCCCACGAAAGATATTTTTGGGTGGAAGAAACTATCTGGGATAAATTCCGGTTCAGCAAATGA
- a CDS encoding class I SAM-dependent methyltransferase translates to MKDFVSKQFKEPKGLIGKAAGKVMAVENGVLYDWTFKELGLVNGDKVLEIGFGPGEGLHMLLSSFPKCRLDGFDPSQAMIDLAKERNEDSLKSGRLTITLGTALDVPLENQYNRIYSVNSFPMWEEKETSLSRLHALLTTGGSLTITVQPRQKDATIKHAAKLSLEISSLMKRTGFHSIRTNEMELKPCTAVSVSGIKGD, encoded by the coding sequence ATGAAGGATTTCGTTTCAAAGCAATTTAAAGAACCAAAGGGATTGATTGGAAAAGCAGCAGGCAAGGTCATGGCAGTTGAAAATGGCGTATTATATGATTGGACCTTCAAGGAGCTCGGATTGGTAAATGGAGATAAAGTACTCGAGATTGGATTTGGCCCAGGTGAGGGGCTGCATATGCTTCTCTCTTCCTTCCCGAAATGCCGTCTTGATGGCTTTGATCCATCACAGGCAATGATAGACTTGGCCAAAGAGCGAAATGAAGACTCCCTGAAAAGCGGGCGTCTCACCATCACGCTTGGAACAGCTTTAGATGTACCATTAGAGAATCAATATAACCGTATATACAGCGTTAACAGTTTCCCTATGTGGGAGGAAAAAGAAACCTCCCTTAGCCGTTTGCATGCCCTTTTGACAACTGGAGGAAGCCTCACCATCACCGTCCAGCCCCGGCAAAAGGATGCCACCATCAAACACGCTGCCAAGCTCTCCCTCGAGATTTCGTCACTCATGAAAAGGACTGGATTCCATTCCATCAGAACAAATGAAATGGAGCTGAAACCATGTACCGCTGTTTCCGTCAGCGGGATAAAAGGGGACTAA
- a CDS encoding bifunctional homocysteine S-methyltransferase/methylenetetrahydrofolate reductase yields MRLLERLKGEILVGDGASGTLLYSFGIDTCYEELNLTNPERIAELHKEYIEAGADLIQTNTFGANYHKLKRYGLEGEVERINREGVRLAKEAAAGRVYVLGTIGGLRSVRKSELSLTEIGTYFKEQLDALLLEEPDGLILETYYDLEELLHVLEIARKQTNLPIVANISLHEVGLLQNGMQVKDAFDLIKGKGADIIGLNCRMGPYHMIRSFEEVPLREDAFYSAYPNASLPDFTDGRYVYSTDADYFVSAAKQLVEQGVRLIGGCCGTTPAYVRAIKKGILGLVPLTEKKEVISRKSHVYTYDFRQPDKETILGKVKKGPAILVELDPPKTLGVEEFMKGSRYLHEMGADAITLADNSLASPRISNVAIASLLKAELKKNPLVHLTCRDHNLIGLQSHLMGMHTIGLNEVLIVTGDPSKIGDFPGATSVYDLSSIDLISLVKQFNAGISYSGKSLGGQTNFEVAAAFNPNVKYVDKAVVRMEKKIQAGADYFLTQPVFSVEKIREVYEATRHIKAPIFIGIMPLTSYRNASFLHNEVPGITLPEPVLRAMEKAGTDAEASMRESLAISKELLDAAAEYFNGHYIITPFMRYELSGELVAYASTKKSVISGDVFEQ; encoded by the coding sequence ATGCGTTTACTAGAGAGACTTAAGGGGGAAATCCTTGTTGGAGATGGAGCGAGCGGTACATTGCTCTATTCCTTTGGGATAGATACATGCTATGAGGAATTAAATCTCACCAATCCAGAACGGATTGCCGAATTACATAAGGAATATATAGAAGCAGGTGCCGATCTGATTCAAACAAATACATTTGGAGCTAACTATCATAAGCTGAAGCGCTACGGACTTGAAGGTGAGGTTGAGCGGATAAACAGGGAGGGAGTCAGGCTTGCCAAGGAAGCGGCAGCAGGTCGGGTTTATGTCCTTGGTACGATAGGCGGGCTACGCAGCGTACGGAAATCCGAGCTAAGCTTGACGGAGATTGGGACCTATTTCAAGGAGCAGCTGGATGCGCTTCTTCTAGAAGAGCCGGACGGTCTAATCCTGGAAACCTATTATGACCTAGAGGAATTATTACATGTCCTTGAGATAGCAAGAAAGCAAACGAATTTACCGATTGTCGCCAATATTTCCTTGCATGAAGTCGGCCTGCTTCAAAATGGCATGCAGGTGAAGGATGCCTTTGACCTGATCAAAGGAAAAGGAGCCGATATCATTGGGTTAAATTGCCGCATGGGGCCCTACCATATGATTCGTTCATTCGAGGAGGTGCCATTAAGAGAAGATGCCTTCTACTCTGCCTATCCTAATGCGAGTCTGCCCGACTTTACGGATGGCCGTTATGTTTACTCGACTGATGCAGATTATTTTGTCAGCGCAGCGAAACAGCTCGTGGAACAGGGTGTGCGGTTAATTGGCGGCTGCTGCGGGACAACGCCCGCCTATGTACGGGCCATTAAAAAGGGGATTCTTGGTCTTGTGCCTTTGACAGAAAAGAAGGAGGTCATCAGCCGAAAATCCCATGTCTACACCTATGATTTTCGACAGCCGGATAAAGAGACGATTTTAGGGAAGGTGAAGAAAGGGCCTGCTATTCTCGTAGAATTGGATCCGCCGAAAACGCTTGGAGTGGAAGAGTTCATGAAGGGGAGTCGATATTTGCACGAGATGGGGGCTGATGCCATTACGCTAGCGGATAACTCTCTGGCCTCCCCTCGCATATCAAACGTCGCGATTGCTTCCTTGCTGAAGGCTGAGCTGAAGAAGAATCCACTTGTCCATTTGACGTGCCGCGACCACAACCTCATCGGCTTGCAATCTCATTTAATGGGGATGCACACAATAGGGCTTAATGAGGTCCTAATTGTAACGGGAGATCCCTCGAAAATCGGTGATTTTCCAGGTGCAACCTCTGTCTATGACTTGTCTTCCATTGACTTGATTTCATTAGTCAAACAGTTCAATGCGGGTATTTCCTATTCGGGGAAATCGCTGGGCGGACAAACGAATTTCGAGGTGGCTGCGGCTTTCAATCCAAATGTAAAATATGTGGATAAGGCTGTTGTGAGAATGGAGAAGAAAATCCAGGCGGGAGCGGATTATTTCCTCACGCAGCCGGTATTTTCCGTCGAGAAAATTAGGGAAGTTTATGAAGCGACCAGGCATATTAAAGCCCCAATCTTTATTGGGATCATGCCGCTGACGAGTTACCGGAATGCCTCGTTCCTGCATAATGAGGTGCCGGGAATTACCTTGCCGGAGCCTGTGCTGCGTGCAATGGAAAAGGCAGGAACAGATGCGGAGGCATCGATGAGGGAAAGTCTCGCCATTTCTAAGGAGCTTTTGGATGCGGCGGCAGAATATTTTAACGGACATTATATTATTACACCTTTTATGAGATATGAATTAAGCGGAGAACTTGTGGCATACGCCAGCACGAAGAAATCAGTCATAAGCGGGGATGTGTTTGAACAATGA